From the Bacteroidota bacterium genome, the window TGGCAAATCCTACAGATATCACGCAATTCCACAGAGACAAATATGGCAGAGAGCTTCTTGTTGATGCCGGCCTGATCTCAACCAATCCACAATTTTTGCTCAATGATAATGCCTTTGTTGTCAGTTTCTTCGAAATCTATCTGATCACGGCTGGCGAAGGTGTTTTTCATTTAAACGAACAGGCGTATCCTTTTCAAAAAGGGACCATGTTGTTTTTGCCGCCCGGCATGGTGCGGCGCTGGGGAGAACGGACGCCGGATGTAGATGCACATTACCTGATTTTTGAAGAGGAGTTTATCCAACGGTTTTTTCGTGATCCCCTTTTCATATACCGACTGCATTTATTTAACCCACCATGGCCAGCTTCTATTCAGCTGGCTAAAGAGTAGCATAAACAATTCCTTGTTATCCTTGCTGAGCTAGAGCAGGAAATCAATTCTTTACGGGATGACAGCGACCACTTGTTACGCGCCTTGTTGTACTACTGGTTAATCCAGGTCAACCGGCTTTACGAGATGCAGCACGCAATAGAAGTGCGGCCGTATAAAAACCGCGTGGCTTTACAATTCAAAGCGCTATTGGCTACACACTTTAAAGGGGAACGAAAGGTAGCGGCATATTGCGAAATGCTTAATTTAAGCAGAGCCACGCTTAATAAACATGTGAAGGCTGCGTATGGCAAAAGCGCCGGCCTGCTTATTCGCGAAGCTGTTGTACATTGGGCCAAACTAAAATTGCTTTATACCACCGAACGGGTGAGTGACATAGCCTATCAGCTTAACTTCGATGAGGTGGCAAATTTTAACCGCTTGTTCACCCGGATGACCGGCATGCGCCCTGGCGAATTCAGAAGCCGTTTTACAAATTGACAATTTTTTTTGCAAATCGACGTTTCTTCTGCACCCACCCTGGTTGACCTTTCTACAAGAAAAACAATAGTTCGTGTGGAGCTTGTGCTACCCTTGGGCACTCCACTTAACGCATAGAAATATCAACCGGAATTATGAAAAAAGGAATATCGCTTTTTGCGCTTGCCGCTTTTTTGTGTTGCCGTTTTAGCCG encodes:
- a CDS encoding AraC family transcriptional regulator, with translation MQHAIEVRPYKNRVALQFKALLATHFKGERKVAAYCEMLNLSRATLNKHVKAAYGKSAGLLIREAVVHWAKLKLLYTTERVSDIAYQLNFDEVANFNRLFTRMTGMRPGEFRSRFTN
- a CDS encoding AraC family ligand binding domain-containing protein, whose amino-acid sequence is MSGLVANPTDITQFHRDKYGRELLVDAGLISTNPQFLLNDNAFVVSFFEIYLITAGEGVFHLNEQAYPFQKGTMLFLPPGMVRRWGERTPDVDAHYLIFEEEFIQRFFRDPLFIYRLHLFNPPWPASIQLAKE